The nucleotide window aaacaagaagttaatataaaagaaaaaaactgacaaataatactataaataaaataaatttataagacacaatccgcgcgaagcgcggaaaaatTCTCTAGTCACGATAAAGAGCATTGCGGAGTTTTTGCCAGTGGGTTTTTTTCGTTGATTATAATAATTACTTATTTGCGTCAAAATAATGTACCAAGAAATTATTACCGCGAACAAAGCTCTTCAGTTCACTGATctttttacaataaaaatagagaaaaaaaataaaataaaaactcagAATTCTCAGGTGGTGaatcaaaaacacacaaaaataaaatgaaaacaaaaacatatattgcACAATTTAAAGAAATATCAATCGACAAAGGGAAAAGTGATGTGGCAACGGTATAGGCGTTGGATTGGTCAGAGTCAACATGTAGGGAAATCCGAGGGAGGAGGAGGGAGCTTCTGGTttggaaggtctccatccagaACCACCCAAGCCATGGTCAAACCCCAACTCAAATGAATCTCAATGTGGCAATGCATAAACCACACACCTGACACCATCAAACAAAAACTATTAAGAAACGACAgttttaataaacattaaaattatCACAGTCATATTCAAAACCGCATAATATGTGTTGCAACTTGTAACacgcatttaaaaaaaaaaacttaaaccaaTACCAGGGTTATCAGCGAGGAATCGGATGGCAACCCAACCACCGGAAGGGACATTAATAGTGTTTCGTTCAACCGGGTCAACTAGGTTATACTGTTTTGGGTCACGGGTCGGGTCAAAATTACCGAAGCCTTGACCTACCACATAAAAGTTGTAGCCATGAAGATGAATAGGGTGTGCCTCGATTCCCAAGATGCTAGTGCCCTGCAAGACCAATTCGACAGTTGTGTTGTACTTCAAGACCACGACTTTGGTCCCTCCTGAGACCATTGTGTTGTTTGGTGGCACGCCCGTGTAATTAAATGGGAAAACAGGGGCACTTGGGAAATTGGTTGTGAAAACTTTCTTAGACATGCCAGAGAAGTATGATTGTAATAAAGAAGTAGTGTTTGGTAAGATGAAAGTCACATTGTTGATAGCTGCTGCAAATTTTGTGGTATTAGTTGGTCCTTGACAGGTCTGGTTTTTAGGACAAGGGTTGGTTCCTAAACCGACCGTAAAGAAAAACTTCTTATCCACGATTTTTGGAACGTTTGCCGGGAATCTAGAATTTGCCAAACTTCTAAACATTTTTGTAAAGTTCGCTGCATAGCTCGTACTGTTGATAGGAGGTAGAGAAGGATTAATAACAGGAAGGTTTTTAGAAGAGTTAAAATGGTTTGAAGTAGGTTTGTGATGGTATTTGAGAATCCCTGCGACGGTTGTATTATCGATTGTTCCTTGGCCCGTGAAGTAAGGTCTTGCTAGCATGTAGAAGGTTGCATTTGGGTAAATAGGTTTGGTTTTGAGTAGAACGTTGGTGGTTTGTCCCGGACCGAGAAGAACAATGTTGGTTTGGAATGGTTTAACGTAGCTAGCGTCAGCTTCGACCACTGTCAATGTGTGATTGGCTATGGTAAAG belongs to Brassica napus cultivar Da-Ae unplaced genomic scaffold, Da-Ae ScsIHWf_30;HRSCAF=58, whole genome shotgun sequence and includes:
- the LOC106432597 gene encoding laccase-2-like, whose product is MDLTHPQSPSNKGPSPANRVDIGAEADSREIDSTGSADSRSREQAERVVKPGKTYLLRLINAALDDELFFTIANHTLTVVEADASYVKPFQTNIVLLGPGQTTNVLLKTKPIYPNATFYMLARPYFTGQGTIDNTTVAGILKYHHKPTSNHFNSSKNLPVINPSLPPINSTSYAANFTKMFRSLANSRFPANVPKIVDKKFFFTVGLGTNPCPKNQTCQGPTNTTKFAAAINNVTFILPNTTSLLQSYFSGMSKKVFTTNFPSAPVFPFNYTGVPPNNTMVSGGTKVVVLKYNTTVELVLQGTSILGIEAHPIHLHGYNFYVVGQGFGNFDPTRDPKQYNLVDPVERNTINVPSGGWVAIRFLADNPGVWFMHCHIEIHLSWGLTMAWVVLDGDLPNQKLPPPPSDFPTC